The sequence below is a genomic window from Mycobacterium spongiae.
GGCGACCTTGTGCCTGCCCTCCCGCATCGCCTGCGTGTGCCAGCCCGGTCCGTACTCGCCGCCACCGCGGATGTTGGCCAGCGCAAAGCTGCCCCCGCGGGCCAGCCACAACCGGCCAAGCACGCCGTCGTAACCGGGTGTCCGCGCCGTCTCGAATCCGCCGTAGCCGCTCAGCAGCGTGGGGCCGGGTCCATGGGAGCTCTCGGGATCGGCAGCCCGCACGACGAAGTATGGAACCGAGGTGCCGTCATCGGACGTAGTGAAATACTGTGCCACGGAGAGGTTTTCAGCATCGAAGAAGGCCGGCGCGGACTTGATCGGGTCCAGCGGGCCGGTGTCGGTGCCGCGGAGGAGTCGCGACGGCGAGTCGAATCCACTGGAGTCGAGAAAGAACTCGTCGCCGTAGCGGTCGGCGGTCACGACGACGGTATTGGTGGCGGCTGGGATGCCAGACAGCGGTTCGCGTCGCCAGGTTCCCGGGGTGGCGATCTCGACTCGGCTGGCGACGTCGGCCAGCGTAACGATCAGCAGCCGGTCTCGGGTCCACGCGTACTGATACAACGCGGTGTGTTGGTCGGGCTCGAACACCACCTGGATTTGCGCCGTGCCGGCCAGAAAGGCTGCATAGTCGGCGGCCAGCAACGAGCCGGCACGGTATGTGGCGTTACCCAGGACCCAGTCGGAGCGCAGTTCGATCAGCAACCAGTCACGATGAATGGACACGTTCGCGTCGGTTGGTGCATCGATGCGAACCAGCTCGTCGTCGCGCAGCTCGTAGACCTCGTCGTTCCAGAAGTCGAGGGCGCGTCTTAACACGGTGCGCTCGAATCCAGGCGTCCGATCCACCGACGCCGTGACGCTCACGTCGCTGCGCGCGCCCTCGAAGATCGTCGTTGCATCGGCCAGCGGCGTGCCGCGGCTCCAGCGTTTGATCACCCGCGGATAGCCGGACGTGGTGAGCGAGTCGGGACCAAAATCGGTGCCCACCAATATGGTATCCGGGTCGGCCCAGGTGAACTGCGACTTGGCCTCCGGTAGCGCAAACCCGTCGCTCACGAATTCGCGCGTCAGCATGTCGAATTCCCGCGCAACGATCGCATCCGAGCCGCCGGGCGAGAGGCTGATCAGAGCCCGCGTGCGGTCGGGCTCGATGACGGTGGCGCCGGCCCATACCCATTTCTGGCCGTCGGCGCGGCCGAGCTCGTCGATGTCGATGAGCACATCCCATTCGGGAGTGGCCGTGCGGTAGCTGTCCAGTGTGGTGCGCCGCCACAGCCCGCGCGGATTGTCCGCGTCGCGCCAGAAGTTGTAGAGGTATTCCCGGCGTCGGCCCACGTAGGGAATGCGGGTATCGGTGTCGAGCACCTCAAGAGCCTCGGCGCGCATTCTGTCGAACTCGTCCTGGAGCTTGCCGGCGCAGAACTCTTCCATGGTTGGCTGGTTGCGCGCGCGCACCCAATCCAGTGCCTCCTCACCGTCAACCT
It includes:
- a CDS encoding prolyl oligopeptidase family serine peptidase; this encodes MTSQAAADDTDPYLWLEEVDGEEALDWVRARNQPTMEEFCAGKLQDEFDRMRAEALEVLDTDTRIPYVGRRREYLYNFWRDADNPRGLWRRTTLDSYRTATPEWDVLIDIDELGRADGQKWVWAGATVIEPDRTRALISLSPGGSDAIVAREFDMLTREFVSDGFALPEAKSQFTWADPDTILVGTDFGPDSLTTSGYPRVIKRWSRGTPLADATTIFEGARSDVSVTASVDRTPGFERTVLRRALDFWNDEVYELRDDELVRIDAPTDANVSIHRDWLLIELRSDWVLGNATYRAGSLLAADYAAFLAGTAQIQVVFEPDQHTALYQYAWTRDRLLIVTLADVASRVEIATPGTWRREPLSGIPAATNTVVVTADRYGDEFFLDSSGFDSPSRLLRGTDTGPLDPIKSAPAFFDAENLSVAQYFTTSDDGTSVPYFVVRAADPESSHGPGPTLLSGYGGFETARTPGYDGVLGRLWLARGGSFALANIRGGGEYGPGWHTQAMREGRHKVAEDFAAVAADLVNRGICTVEQLGARGGSNGGLLMGIMATKYPEKFGALVCDVPLLDMKRYHLLLAGASWVAEYGDPDNPADWEFISDYSPYQNISTTRKYPPVLMTTSTRDDRVHPGHARKMTAALRAAGHQVWYYENIEGGHAGAADNEQLAFKSALSYTFLRRMLGDA